A genomic segment from Anaeromyxobacter sp. encodes:
- the lon gene encoding endopeptidase La, producing MSEKKEKGAVGAQVAPAMGPPGLINREDIPAVLPILPLRNSVFFPGGVLPLAVGRAKTIALIKDAVRDEQVIGVVTQRKAEEEDPGAPDLYTVGTVARVVKLLKMGEDNYSLVVQGLARFKVLELVQESPYLKARVDPVEDKTDVEDVEVEALAINLKKLAREVIELMPELPAAATELVESITHPGHLADLIAANVDVPIEEKQQVLETVDLKARMKLVLELLNRKREILKLSNKIDSAVKGEMSKTQREYYLRQQLKAIKEELGEIGEEEEELDELQERLKKAGLPPEVEKVAQKELNRLKAIPTASSEYTVARTYLDWIADLPWSKQTEDNLDIENARGVLDHDHYGLQKIKKRILEYLAVRKLKNDMRGPILCLVGPPGVGKTSLGQSVARATGRKFVRLSLGGVRDEAEIRGHRRTYVGALPGRIIQSMKKAATHNPVMMLDEIDKLGADFRGDPSAALLEVLDPEQNNTFSDHYLDVAFDLSKVMFIATANLLDPIPGPLRDRMEILELPGYTFEEKVHIAINHLIPKQLREHGLSADAVTFSEKAIIKIVTGYTREAGVRSLERRIADVCRAIAVEVASGKVAAGAKRQVEEPDLPEMLGPEKFYDETAERTELAGVATGLAWTAAGGDILFIEATRMPGKGSMTLTGQLGDVMKESAQAALSYLRSNADKLGIAANFLEKTDLHIHFPAGSIPKDGPSAGVTILTALVSLLTGIRVRSNVAMTGEVTLRGLVLPVGGIKEKVLAAHRAGIKRVIMPARCEKDLVDVPEQARKELEFVFATHMEEVLAAALEENPVGRKPPTPEPPPTATPKVEEARA from the coding sequence ATGTCCGAGAAGAAAGAGAAGGGCGCCGTGGGCGCGCAGGTGGCGCCGGCCATGGGGCCGCCTGGTCTCATCAACCGGGAGGACATCCCGGCCGTCCTGCCCATCCTGCCGCTCCGCAACTCGGTCTTCTTCCCGGGCGGCGTGCTGCCGCTGGCGGTGGGCCGCGCCAAGACCATCGCCCTCATCAAGGACGCGGTCCGCGACGAGCAGGTCATCGGCGTGGTGACCCAGCGCAAGGCGGAGGAGGAGGACCCTGGCGCCCCCGACCTCTACACCGTCGGCACGGTGGCCCGGGTGGTGAAGCTGCTCAAGATGGGGGAGGACAACTACTCCCTGGTGGTGCAGGGCCTGGCCCGCTTCAAGGTGCTGGAGCTGGTGCAGGAGTCGCCCTACCTGAAGGCCCGCGTCGACCCGGTCGAGGACAAGACCGACGTCGAGGACGTGGAGGTCGAGGCGCTGGCCATCAACCTCAAGAAGCTGGCGCGCGAGGTCATCGAGCTGATGCCGGAGCTGCCGGCGGCGGCCACCGAGCTGGTCGAGTCGATCACCCACCCCGGCCACCTGGCCGACCTCATCGCCGCCAACGTCGACGTGCCCATCGAGGAGAAGCAGCAGGTCCTGGAGACGGTGGACCTGAAGGCCCGCATGAAGCTGGTCCTCGAGCTGCTCAACCGCAAGCGCGAGATCCTCAAGCTCTCCAACAAGATCGACTCCGCCGTGAAGGGCGAGATGTCGAAGACGCAGCGCGAGTACTACCTGCGGCAGCAGCTCAAGGCCATCAAGGAGGAGCTGGGCGAGATCGGCGAGGAGGAGGAGGAGCTCGACGAGCTGCAGGAGCGGCTCAAGAAGGCCGGCCTGCCCCCCGAGGTCGAGAAGGTGGCCCAGAAGGAGCTCAACCGGCTCAAGGCCATCCCCACCGCCAGCTCCGAGTACACCGTCGCCCGCACCTACCTCGACTGGATCGCCGACCTCCCCTGGTCCAAGCAGACCGAGGACAACCTGGACATCGAGAACGCCCGCGGCGTCCTCGACCACGATCACTACGGCCTGCAGAAGATCAAGAAGCGCATCCTCGAGTACCTGGCGGTGCGCAAGCTGAAGAACGACATGCGCGGCCCCATCCTCTGCCTGGTGGGCCCGCCCGGCGTGGGCAAGACGTCGCTGGGCCAGTCGGTGGCGCGCGCCACCGGCCGCAAGTTCGTGCGGCTCAGCCTGGGCGGCGTGCGCGACGAGGCCGAGATCCGCGGCCACCGGCGCACCTACGTGGGCGCCCTCCCCGGCCGCATCATCCAGTCGATGAAGAAGGCCGCCACCCACAACCCGGTCATGATGCTCGACGAGATCGACAAGCTGGGCGCCGACTTCCGCGGCGACCCCAGCGCGGCGCTCCTGGAGGTGCTGGACCCGGAGCAGAACAACACCTTCTCCGACCACTACCTCGACGTGGCCTTCGACCTCTCCAAGGTGATGTTCATCGCCACCGCCAACCTGCTCGACCCCATCCCCGGGCCGCTGCGGGACCGCATGGAGATCCTCGAGCTGCCCGGCTACACCTTCGAGGAGAAGGTCCACATCGCCATCAACCACCTCATCCCCAAGCAGCTGCGGGAGCACGGCCTCTCGGCCGACGCGGTCACCTTCTCCGAGAAGGCCATCATCAAGATCGTCACCGGCTACACCCGCGAGGCCGGGGTCCGCTCGCTGGAGCGGCGCATCGCCGACGTCTGCCGCGCCATCGCGGTGGAGGTGGCCAGCGGCAAGGTGGCGGCCGGGGCCAAGCGCCAGGTGGAGGAGCCCGACCTGCCGGAGATGCTCGGGCCGGAGAAGTTCTACGACGAGACGGCCGAGCGGACCGAGCTGGCCGGCGTGGCCACCGGCCTGGCCTGGACGGCCGCCGGCGGGGACATCCTCTTCATCGAGGCCACCCGCATGCCGGGCAAGGGGTCCATGACGCTGACCGGCCAGCTCGGCGACGTCATGAAGGAGTCGGCCCAGGCCGCGCTCAGCTACCTGCGCTCCAACGCCGACAAGCTGGGCATCGCCGCCAACTTCCTGGAGAAGACCGACCTGCACATCCACTTCCCGGCCGGCTCCATCCCCAAGGACGGCCCGTCGGCCGGCGTCACCATCCTCACGGCGCTGGTCTCGCTGCTGACCGGCATCCGGGTGCGCTCCAACGTGGCCATGACCGGCGAGGTGACGCTGCGCGGCCTGGTGCTGCCGGTGGGCGGCATCAAGGAGAAGGTCCTGGCGGCCCACCGGGCCGGCATCAAGCGGGTCATCATGCCGGCCCGCTGCGAGAAGGACCTGGTGGACGTGCCCGAGCAGGCCCGCAAGGAGCTGGAGTTCGTCTTCGCCACGCACATGGAGGAGGTGCTGGCGGCGGCCCTGGAGGAGAACCCGGTGGGCCGCAAGCCGCCCACGCCGGAGCCGCCCCCCACCGCGACCCCCAAGGTCGAGGAGGCCCGCGCCTAG
- a CDS encoding metallophosphoesterase produces the protein MVRLGHISDLHLADRARYPRNGFSAKDCDKHSSKLAKGLLDALREVGVDHLVVTGDLTLSAEPREFERAADLLRPWAEAGKLTVVPGNHDVWTADAVDTGRFLRAVGPDGKGMRRPAPTYPHVVPLGPEVVLVALDSARYGEDPRATTGKLGADQLKAVRELCREHQKQGKATLLAFHHHVLLPPDRIPSDVHVARMALADADQVIRLLAELPVAAVLHGHRHCAFRVDVPGVKGPVPILCAGSVSRTSDEPVRRARAYVYELDAGGVRGVEALVSGAA, from the coding sequence ATCGTCCGCCTGGGCCACATCAGCGACCTGCACCTCGCCGACCGGGCGCGCTACCCGCGCAACGGCTTCTCCGCCAAGGACTGCGACAAGCACTCCTCCAAGCTGGCCAAGGGGCTGCTCGACGCGCTGCGCGAGGTGGGCGTGGACCACCTGGTGGTCACCGGCGACCTGACCCTCTCGGCAGAGCCGCGCGAGTTCGAGCGGGCGGCCGACCTGCTCCGGCCCTGGGCCGAGGCGGGCAAGCTCACCGTGGTGCCGGGCAACCACGACGTCTGGACGGCCGACGCGGTGGACACCGGCCGGTTCCTCCGGGCGGTGGGGCCCGACGGCAAGGGCATGCGCCGCCCGGCCCCGACCTACCCCCACGTGGTGCCGCTGGGGCCGGAGGTGGTGCTGGTGGCCCTGGACAGCGCCCGCTACGGCGAGGACCCGCGCGCCACCACCGGCAAGCTGGGCGCCGACCAGCTCAAGGCGGTGCGCGAGCTCTGCCGCGAGCACCAGAAGCAGGGCAAGGCCACCCTGCTGGCCTTCCACCACCACGTGCTCCTGCCCCCCGACCGCATCCCCTCCGACGTCCACGTGGCCCGCATGGCGCTGGCCGACGCCGACCAGGTGATCCGGCTGCTGGCCGAGCTGCCGGTGGCGGCGGTGCTGCACGGCCACCGCCACTGCGCCTTCCGGGTGGACGTGCCGGGCGTCAAGGGCCCGGTGCCCATCCTGTGCGCCGGCTCGGTGTCCCGCACCTCGGACGAGCCGGTGCGCCGCGCGCGCGCCTACGTCTACGAGCTGGACGCCGGCGGCGTGCGCGGGGTCGAGGCGCTGGTCTCCGGCGCGGCCTGA
- the lexA gene encoding transcriptional repressor LexA, which produces MNGLTDRQLEVLRFIASEIEERGYPPTIREIGEALDIRSTNGVNDHLKALERKGFLSRDPVKSRALIPTTAARQVLGGAATAARPPSNVIKFPGGGKSGSRMVDVPIIGRVAAGQPILAQERIEDTVQVDSFLLGTTKKVYGLKVQGDSMIGDGIMPGDYIFVKKQLNASDGEIVVAMIDDEATVKRVYFEGKRVRFQPSNPRMAPIYVAEEDFRSTMILGVVVGVYRKIQ; this is translated from the coding sequence ATGAATGGCTTGACCGATCGGCAGCTCGAGGTGCTCCGCTTCATCGCCAGCGAGATCGAGGAGCGGGGCTACCCGCCCACCATCCGCGAGATCGGCGAGGCGCTCGACATCCGCTCCACCAACGGGGTCAACGACCACCTGAAGGCGCTGGAGCGCAAGGGCTTCCTCTCGCGCGACCCGGTCAAGTCGCGGGCGCTCATCCCCACCACGGCGGCCCGCCAGGTGCTGGGGGGGGCGGCCACCGCGGCGCGCCCGCCGAGCAACGTCATCAAGTTCCCCGGCGGGGGCAAGTCCGGCTCGCGCATGGTGGACGTCCCCATCATCGGGCGGGTGGCCGCCGGCCAGCCCATCCTGGCGCAGGAGCGGATCGAGGACACCGTGCAGGTGGACTCCTTCCTGCTCGGCACGACCAAGAAGGTCTACGGGCTCAAGGTCCAGGGCGACTCGATGATCGGCGACGGCATCATGCCGGGCGACTACATCTTCGTGAAGAAGCAGCTCAACGCCTCCGACGGCGAGATCGTGGTGGCCATGATCGACGACGAGGCCACCGTGAAGCGGGTCTACTTCGAGGGGAAGCGGGTGCGCTTCCAGCCCTCCAACCCCCGCATGGCCCCTATCTACGTGGCGGAGGAGGACTTCCGCTCCACCATGATCCTGGGCGTGGTGGTCGGGGTCTACCGCAAGATCCAGTAG
- a CDS encoding AarF/ABC1/UbiB kinase family protein, which translates to MLKEAFQDLNRLRQIAAAAVRHGFGAYLARTRLREVLGQEAPVAGELPKADRATARQFRLLLGELGPTFIKLGQLLSTRPDLLPAHWIEELEALQDDCPPLPVADVRRVIEEALGAPVETVFASLDPRPLASASIAQVHRAVTHGGEQVVVKVQRPDIRERIDADLALLTYLARLLEAVVEETGISTPTALIGEFDRTVHEELDFENEARNARAMRDAAAGRDYVVIPRVHDALSSSRVLTLDFIDGVKLNDVTAESGHDLEKLARTIIEASFRQLFEDGLFHGDPHPGNILVLSGERIALLDFGLVGRLSRTQQEALVTLIVAVALRDPDSVARLLNKLGAPDSRVPFSEFRGDVAGMLERYLGLKLDEIRTSSLLRDLLDLAVRHRVKVPKEYAVLAKASMTVEGVIRRLYPRLDILEVGLPYARELMLARLNPQDASGVLMKSLLKLQGLAEDVPTQLQQILADLEGGKLQVKVRSDEAEAIGRKISAVGVLLFLGLIASSLLVGGLVIVATSPRPALGVASLAAGLGLAVLALAFYASPPLRKISLRQFLPRGSPARSGSPATRAPWPPPPPPPAPPA; encoded by the coding sequence ATGCTGAAGGAGGCGTTCCAGGATCTCAACCGGCTGCGGCAGATCGCGGCCGCCGCGGTGCGGCACGGCTTCGGGGCCTACCTGGCGCGGACCCGCCTGCGCGAGGTGCTGGGGCAGGAGGCGCCCGTCGCCGGCGAGCTGCCCAAGGCCGACCGGGCCACCGCCCGCCAGTTCCGCCTGCTGCTCGGCGAGCTCGGCCCCACCTTCATCAAGCTCGGCCAGCTGCTCTCCACCCGCCCCGACCTGCTGCCGGCCCACTGGATCGAGGAGCTGGAGGCGCTGCAGGACGACTGCCCGCCCCTGCCGGTGGCCGACGTCCGCCGGGTCATCGAGGAGGCGCTGGGCGCGCCGGTGGAGACCGTCTTCGCCTCGCTGGACCCGCGGCCGCTGGCCAGCGCCTCCATCGCCCAGGTGCACCGGGCCGTCACCCACGGCGGCGAGCAGGTGGTGGTGAAGGTGCAGCGGCCGGACATCCGCGAGCGCATCGACGCCGACCTGGCCCTGCTCACCTACCTGGCGCGGCTGCTGGAGGCGGTGGTGGAGGAGACCGGCATCTCCACCCCCACCGCCCTCATCGGCGAGTTCGACCGGACGGTGCACGAGGAGCTGGACTTCGAGAACGAGGCGCGCAACGCGCGGGCCATGCGCGACGCGGCCGCCGGGCGCGACTACGTGGTCATCCCGCGGGTGCACGACGCGCTCTCCTCCTCGCGGGTGCTGACCCTGGACTTCATCGACGGGGTCAAGCTCAACGACGTCACGGCCGAGTCCGGCCACGACCTCGAGAAGCTGGCCCGCACCATCATCGAGGCCTCCTTCCGCCAGCTCTTCGAGGACGGCCTGTTCCACGGCGACCCGCACCCCGGCAACATCCTGGTGCTGTCGGGCGAGCGCATCGCGCTGCTGGACTTCGGGCTGGTGGGGCGGCTGTCGCGCACCCAGCAGGAGGCGCTGGTCACCCTCATCGTGGCGGTGGCGCTGCGCGACCCGGACTCGGTGGCGCGGCTCCTCAACAAGCTGGGGGCGCCCGACTCCCGGGTCCCCTTCTCCGAGTTCCGCGGCGACGTGGCCGGCATGCTGGAGCGGTACCTGGGGCTCAAGCTCGACGAGATCCGCACCTCCTCCCTGCTGCGCGACCTGCTGGACCTGGCGGTGCGCCACCGGGTCAAGGTGCCCAAGGAGTACGCCGTGCTCGCCAAGGCGAGCATGACGGTGGAGGGGGTCATCCGGCGGCTCTACCCGCGCCTCGACATCCTGGAGGTGGGCCTGCCCTACGCCCGCGAGCTCATGCTGGCGCGGCTCAACCCGCAGGACGCCTCGGGCGTCCTCATGAAGAGCCTGCTCAAGCTGCAGGGGCTGGCCGAGGACGTGCCCACCCAGCTGCAGCAGATCCTGGCCGATCTGGAGGGCGGCAAGCTGCAGGTGAAGGTCCGCTCCGACGAGGCCGAGGCCATCGGCCGGAAGATCTCGGCGGTGGGCGTGCTGCTCTTCCTGGGGCTGATCGCCTCGTCGCTGCTGGTGGGTGGCCTGGTCATCGTGGCCACCAGCCCGCGGCCGGCGCTGGGGGTGGCCTCGCTGGCGGCCGGCCTGGGGCTGGCGGTGCTGGCGCTGGCCTTCTACGCCTCGCCCCCGCTGCGCAAGATCAGCCTGCGCCAGTTCCTTCCGCGTGGGTCGCCAGCGCGGTCAGGCTCGCCAGCCACCAGAGCTCCGTGGCCGCCGCCACCACCACCCCCAGCGCCCCCAGCATGA
- the mutS gene encoding DNA mismatch repair protein MutS, whose protein sequence is MAEIPAAPTPMMRQYLEVKARHPDAILFFRLGDFYEMFSEDAVAASQALGITLTARSKGDDKIPMCGVPYHAARGHVARLLEQGFKVAICDQVEEPGKGTIVRREVTRVVTPGTVFDEQMLDPREASFLGAVALGEAGGGLALLDATTGQLRCGEVADDARLADELRRAGARELLFARGAAPARVEALARLVGAPHALRDDADFERGAEKLRRHLGAASLDGFGVGGLPLGLSAAAAALAYLAETQRAAPAHVDRISRLATEGVLLLDEATRTNLELERALHGGKRKGSLLGLLDRSVTAPGGRLLAEWLRYPLTDVPAIMARLDAVEELAGSSVLREDLAQALRPVADAERLLSRLTLRQGTGRDARALCGALLALPSLADLLEARASPLLRQAGAAARGLEGLAAALDRAVAQEPPATLADGGTIRRGHSAELDELTTIAEDGKGYIARLEAREKARTGIGSLKVRFNKVFGYFIEVTKANLHAVPADYQRRQTTVGGERFITPELKDFEEKVLTAEERGLALEQRLFEALRLTVVAEGARIRTAAAAVAVGDVLLALARVAAERGYVRPEVDASEALDLVEARHPVVEAMLPSDSGGFVPNDVQVAAAGDPAAAAHGTFQVITGPNMAGKSTVMRQAALCVLLAQVGSFVPARRARVGVADRIFTRVGASDDLARGRSTFMVEMTETAAILHNATRRSLVILDEIGRGTSTFDGVSIAWAVAEHLHDRVGCRTLFATHYHELQELARERPGVRNLSVAVREVGDQVVFLRKLVAGGASRSYGIEVAKLAGLPGEVLARAREILKNLEAMELDEAGHAQLARGRRERARRAAEPAAQLGLFGAPPDPAAAALKAELEALDVDALRPLDALNLLAGMKKRLGG, encoded by the coding sequence ATGGCGGAGATCCCGGCCGCGCCCACGCCCATGATGCGGCAGTACCTGGAGGTGAAGGCGCGCCACCCCGACGCCATCCTCTTCTTCCGCCTGGGCGACTTCTACGAGATGTTCTCGGAGGACGCGGTGGCGGCCTCCCAGGCGCTGGGCATCACGCTGACGGCGCGCTCCAAGGGGGACGACAAGATCCCCATGTGCGGCGTGCCCTACCACGCCGCCCGCGGCCACGTGGCCCGCCTGCTGGAGCAGGGCTTCAAGGTGGCCATCTGCGACCAGGTCGAGGAGCCCGGCAAGGGCACCATCGTGCGCCGCGAGGTCACCCGGGTGGTCACCCCGGGCACGGTCTTCGACGAGCAGATGCTGGATCCGCGCGAGGCCAGCTTCCTGGGCGCGGTGGCGCTGGGCGAGGCGGGCGGCGGCCTGGCCCTGCTGGACGCCACCACCGGGCAGCTGCGCTGCGGCGAGGTGGCCGACGACGCCCGCCTGGCCGACGAGCTCCGGCGGGCCGGGGCCCGCGAGCTGCTCTTCGCCCGCGGCGCCGCGCCGGCCCGGGTGGAGGCGCTGGCCCGGCTGGTGGGCGCCCCGCACGCCCTGCGCGACGACGCCGACTTCGAGCGCGGCGCCGAGAAGCTGCGCCGCCACCTGGGGGCCGCCTCGCTCGACGGCTTCGGGGTGGGCGGCCTGCCGCTGGGGCTCTCCGCCGCCGCCGCGGCGCTGGCCTACCTGGCCGAGACGCAGCGCGCCGCGCCGGCCCACGTGGACCGCATCTCGCGCCTGGCCACCGAGGGGGTGCTGCTGCTCGACGAGGCCACCCGCACCAACCTGGAGCTGGAGCGGGCCCTGCACGGCGGCAAGCGCAAGGGCTCGCTGCTCGGGCTGCTGGACCGCTCGGTCACCGCGCCGGGCGGGCGCCTGCTGGCGGAGTGGCTGCGCTACCCCCTCACCGACGTGCCGGCCATCATGGCCCGGCTCGACGCGGTGGAGGAGCTGGCCGGGTCGTCGGTGCTGCGCGAGGACCTGGCCCAGGCCCTCCGGCCGGTGGCCGACGCCGAGCGGCTGCTGTCGCGCCTGACGCTCCGGCAGGGCACCGGGCGCGACGCCCGGGCGCTGTGCGGCGCGCTGCTGGCGCTGCCGTCGCTGGCCGACCTGCTGGAGGCGCGGGCCTCGCCGCTGCTGCGGCAGGCCGGCGCGGCGGCCCGCGGGCTGGAGGGGCTGGCCGCCGCGCTCGACCGGGCGGTGGCCCAGGAGCCCCCCGCCACCCTGGCCGACGGCGGCACCATCCGCCGCGGCCACTCGGCCGAGCTCGACGAGCTGACCACCATCGCCGAGGACGGCAAGGGATACATCGCCCGGCTGGAGGCGCGCGAGAAGGCCCGCACCGGCATCGGCTCGCTCAAGGTCCGCTTCAACAAGGTCTTCGGCTACTTCATCGAGGTCACCAAGGCCAACCTGCACGCCGTGCCGGCCGACTACCAGCGCCGCCAGACCACGGTGGGCGGCGAGCGCTTCATCACCCCGGAGCTGAAGGACTTCGAGGAGAAGGTGCTCACCGCCGAGGAGCGCGGCCTGGCGCTGGAGCAGCGGCTCTTCGAGGCGCTGCGCCTCACGGTGGTGGCCGAGGGGGCGCGCATCCGCACCGCCGCGGCCGCGGTGGCGGTGGGCGACGTGCTGCTGGCGCTGGCACGGGTGGCCGCCGAGCGCGGCTACGTGCGGCCCGAGGTGGACGCCTCCGAGGCGCTCGACCTGGTGGAGGCGCGCCACCCGGTGGTGGAGGCCATGCTGCCGTCCGACTCGGGCGGGTTCGTGCCGAACGACGTCCAGGTGGCGGCGGCCGGCGACCCGGCGGCGGCCGCCCACGGCACCTTCCAGGTCATCACCGGCCCCAACATGGCCGGCAAGTCCACCGTGATGCGGCAGGCCGCCCTGTGCGTGCTGCTGGCGCAGGTGGGGTCCTTCGTGCCGGCGCGGCGCGCCCGGGTGGGGGTGGCCGACCGGATCTTCACCCGGGTGGGCGCCTCCGACGACCTGGCCCGCGGCCGCTCCACCTTCATGGTGGAGATGACCGAGACCGCGGCCATCCTGCACAACGCCACCCGCCGCTCGCTGGTGATCCTCGACGAGATCGGCCGCGGCACCTCCACCTTCGACGGGGTCTCCATCGCCTGGGCGGTGGCGGAGCACCTGCACGACCGGGTGGGCTGCCGGACCCTCTTCGCCACCCACTACCACGAGCTGCAGGAGCTGGCCCGGGAGCGGCCCGGGGTGCGCAACCTCTCGGTGGCGGTCCGGGAGGTGGGCGACCAGGTGGTCTTCCTGCGCAAGCTGGTGGCCGGCGGGGCCTCGCGCAGCTACGGCATCGAGGTGGCCAAGCTGGCCGGCCTGCCCGGCGAGGTGCTGGCCCGCGCCCGCGAGATCCTGAAGAACCTGGAGGCCATGGAGCTCGACGAGGCCGGCCACGCCCAGCTGGCGCGCGGGCGCCGCGAGCGGGCCCGCCGGGCGGCCGAGCCGGCGGCGCAGCTGGGGCTCTTCGGCGCGCCGCCGGATCCGGCGGCGGCGGCGCTCAAGGCCGAGCTCGAGGCGCTCGACGTCGACGCCCTGCGGCCGCTCGACGCGCTCAACCTGCTGGCCGGGATGAAGAAGCGCCTGGGCGGGTAG
- a CDS encoding cytochrome c3 family protein, producing the protein MARVPRPIDGRAGPPQISRSRTVNKILVAVAAAFVLVGSAVAADAPATKTFDTKNGKVTFTHKAHADKLKDCKICHDDAKGGKIAGWSKDKAHGLCKKCHETEKKGPTKCAECHIKG; encoded by the coding sequence ATGGCTAGAGTGCCGCGTCCAATTGACGGGCGGGCTGGTCCGCCCCAGATCTCCAGGAGCAGAACCGTGAACAAGATCCTCGTCGCCGTCGCCGCCGCCTTCGTCCTCGTGGGCTCGGCCGTTGCCGCCGATGCCCCGGCCACCAAGACCTTCGACACCAAGAACGGCAAGGTCACCTTCACCCACAAGGCCCACGCCGACAAGCTGAAGGACTGCAAGATCTGCCACGACGACGCCAAGGGCGGGAAGATCGCCGGCTGGTCGAAGGACAAGGCCCACGGCCTCTGCAAGAAGTGCCACGAGACCGAGAAGAAGGGCCCGACGAAGTGCGCCGAGTGCCACATCAAGGGCTAG
- the elbB gene encoding isoprenoid biosynthesis glyoxalase ElbB: MATQKRVGVLLSGCGFLDGAEIQEATCTLLSLDRRGARLVATAPDVAQHHVVDHLAKQPAAGQVRGVLAESARLVRGKITALDRVSAADLDALILPGGFGVAKNLCSFATEGRQMRVLPQVEALVRAMRDAGKPMGFICIAPVVAARVLGAERVEVTVGDDPETAAAIESWGARHVVRRVDEIAVDERLKVVSTPAYMLGPWIADVATGIDALVAKVLELA, from the coding sequence ATGGCGACCCAGAAGCGCGTTGGCGTGCTGCTCTCCGGCTGCGGCTTCCTCGATGGCGCGGAGATCCAGGAGGCCACCTGCACCCTCCTCTCGCTCGACCGTCGCGGGGCCAGGCTGGTGGCCACCGCCCCGGACGTGGCCCAGCACCACGTGGTCGACCACCTGGCCAAGCAGCCCGCGGCCGGCCAGGTGCGCGGCGTGCTGGCCGAGTCGGCCCGGCTGGTGCGCGGGAAGATCACCGCGCTGGACCGGGTCTCCGCCGCGGACCTCGACGCCCTCATCCTCCCCGGGGGGTTCGGGGTGGCCAAGAACCTCTGCTCCTTCGCCACCGAGGGACGCCAGATGCGGGTCCTGCCGCAGGTGGAGGCCCTGGTGCGGGCCATGCGCGACGCCGGCAAGCCCATGGGCTTCATCTGCATCGCGCCCGTGGTGGCGGCGCGGGTGCTGGGCGCCGAGCGGGTCGAGGTGACCGTGGGCGACGACCCGGAGACGGCCGCCGCCATCGAGTCCTGGGGGGCCCGTCACGTGGTGCGCCGGGTCGACGAGATCGCCGTCGACGAGCGGCTCAAGGTGGTCTCGACACCGGCCTACATGCTCGGCCCCTGGATCGCCGACGTGGCGACCGGCATCGACGCCCTGGTGGCGAAGGTGCTGGAGTTGGCCTGA